A stretch of DNA from Microbacterium sp. LWS13-1.2:
CAGGTGATGGCGCAGGCGCTCGGCGGCGAGGTCGCCCACACCGGGCTCCGCGAGTACGGGGCGACGGATGCCGCGGTCACGGGCGACGGCGGCGTGCTGCTGGGTGGCCAGCCGATCGAGCAGAACGTGTGGATGAGTCACGGCGACCAGGTCGCCAAGGCGCCGGAGGGCTTCGACGTCCTCGCCTCGACGAGCGCCACCCCGGTGGCCGCGTTCGGCAGCGACGAGCGCCGGCTCTACGGCGTGCAGTGGCACCCCGAGGTGAAGCACTCCGACTACGGGCAGAACGTCATCGAGAACTTCCTGCACAAGGCCGCGGGACTCGCCGCCGACTGGAACAGCGGCAACGTCATCGCCGAGCAGGTCGAGCGCATCCGCGCGCAGATCGGCTCGGGCCGCGTGATCTCGGCCCTCTCGGGCGGCGTGGATTCCGCGGTCTCGACCGCGCTCGTCCACGAGGCCGTCGGCGACCAGCTGACCGCGATCTTCGTCGACCACGGGCTGCTGCGCAAGGGCGAGCGCGAGCAGGTCGAGAACGACTACGTCGCCTCGACGGGTGTGCGCCTCATCACGGTCGACGCGCGCGAGCAGTTCCTGAACGCGCTCGAGGGCGTCAGCGACCCCGAGCAGAAACGAAAGATCATCGGGCGCGAGTTCATCCGCTCGTTCGAGGCCGCCGAGCGCGAACTCGTCGCCGAGGCCGCGGCCGACGGCGAGCCGATCCGGTTCCTGGTGCAGGGCACGCTCTACCCCGACGTCGTCGAGTCGGGCGGCGGCACCGGTACCGCGAACATCAAGTCGCACCACAACGTCGGCGGCCTCCCCGAAGACCTGCAGTTCGAGCTCGTCGAACCGCTGCGCACCCTGTTCAAGGACGAGGTGCGCGCCATCGGCCGCGAGCTCGGCCTGCCCGAGGCGATCGTGGCCCGCCAGCCGTTTCCGGGCCCCGGCCTCGGCATCCGGATCGTGGGTGAGGTCACCGCTGACCGTCTCGAGATTCTGCGCGATGCCGACGCCATCGCCCGCGAAGAGCTGACCAAGGCCGGCCTCGACGGCGAGATCTGGCAGTGCCCCGTCGTGC
This window harbors:
- the guaA gene encoding glutamine-hydrolyzing GMP synthase; the encoded protein is MTQSLSEAGTETSQRPVLVVDFGAQYAQLIARRVREAGVYSEIVPHTVSAADIAAKNPVGIILSGGPSSVYEKGAPALDTGVFDLGLPTLGICYGFQVMAQALGGEVAHTGLREYGATDAAVTGDGGVLLGGQPIEQNVWMSHGDQVAKAPEGFDVLASTSATPVAAFGSDERRLYGVQWHPEVKHSDYGQNVIENFLHKAAGLAADWNSGNVIAEQVERIRAQIGSGRVISALSGGVDSAVSTALVHEAVGDQLTAIFVDHGLLRKGEREQVENDYVASTGVRLITVDAREQFLNALEGVSDPEQKRKIIGREFIRSFEAAERELVAEAAADGEPIRFLVQGTLYPDVVESGGGTGTANIKSHHNVGGLPEDLQFELVEPLRTLFKDEVRAIGRELGLPEAIVARQPFPGPGLGIRIVGEVTADRLEILRDADAIAREELTKAGLDGEIWQCPVVLLADVRSVGVQGDGRTYGHPIVLRPVSSEDAMTADWTRLPYDVLSKISNRITNEVREINRVVLDVTSKPPGTIEWE